The Mycolicibacterium fluoranthenivorans genomic interval GACATCGGGCTCCAGCGGCGAGCAGCAGCAGGTGCTGTTCTGCGGGCTCTGGTACGAGGACGAGTTCGTGCGCACCACCGACGGCTGGCGGATGACCCGGCGCGTCGAGGTGAAGTGCTTCGACCGGGTGGTCTGACGGGGATTTGGGCTGGCTGTGGCCGTTCTGGCACAATGGTCGGCTGTCCGCGTGCGACACGTTAGATGCGCCGCACCCCGGTCACACACGCAAAGGCAAAACCGGATCCCGGCAACCCGCCCGGATCGCCGAATTGCCAGCGTGGCAATCAACAGGAGAAACGCTTCACCATGGCTGTCAAGATCAAACTCGCCCGCTTCGGCAAGATCCGCAACCCCCAGTACCGCATCGCCGTCGCCGACGCGCGCAACCGCCGCGACGGACGCGCCATCGAGGTCATCGGCAAGTACCACCCCAAGGAAGAGCCGAGCCTCATCCAGGTCGATTCCGAGCGCGTGCAGTACTGGCTGAGCGTCGGCGCGCAGCCCACTGAGCCCGTCCTGGCGCTGCTGAAGGTCACCGGTGACTGGCAGAAGTTCAAGGGCCTGCCGGGCGCCGAGGGCACCCTGAAGGTCAAGGAGCCCAAGCCGTCCAAGCTGGACCTGTTCAACGCGGCCCTGGCCGCCGCGGACAACGAGCCCACCGGTGAGGCCACCCAGCTGAAGAAGAAGAAGGCCCCCTCCAAGAAGGAGGAAGCCGCCGAGGCCGCTCCGGCCGAAGTCGCCGCCGAGGCCACCGAGACTGAAGCCCCCGCCGCCGAATGAGCTCTGTAGTCGTCGACGCCGTCGAGCACCTCGTTCGCGGGATCGTCGACAACCCCGATGACGTGCGCGTCGACCTGGTGACCAACCGGCGCGGCCGCACCGTCGAGGTTCATGTGCACCCCGAGGACCTGGGCAAGGTCATCGGCCGTGGTGGCCGCACGGCCACCGCGCTGCGCACCCTGGTCGCCGGTATCGGCGGCCGGGGCATCCGCGTCGACGTGGTCGACACCGACCAGTAGGTCGGGCGGGCACGGAATGGATCTCGTCGTCGGTCGGGTCGTGAAGGCCCACGGCATCAGCGGCGAGGTCGTCGTCGACGTCCGCACCGACGATCCGGACGCCCGGTTCACCCCGGGCGCCCGGTTACGCGGTGTCAAGCGTGGCGGTGCGCAGCGCGAATTCGTGATCGAGGCGGTGCGTGAGCACGGCAACCGGCTGCTGGTGCGGCTGGCCGGGGTCAACGACCGCAACGGCGCCGACGAGGTCCGCGGCACGGTGTTCCTGGTGAACACCGACGATCTACCCCCCATCACCGATCCCGACGAGTTCTACGACCACGAACTCGAAGGGTTGGCCGTGCGGACCGTCGGCGGCGCCGCGGTCGGCACCGTCGCCGAGGTGTTGCACACCGCGGCCGGCGAGTTGCTCTCGGTCACGACCCCCGAGGGCGCCGAGATCCTGGTGCCGTTCGTCGGAGCCATCGTCACGTCGGTGTCGCGGGACGACCAGCTCATCGAGATCGATCCGCCCGACGGATTGCTCAACCTCGAAGATCTCTAGTCGCCATGCGGATCGACGTCATCACGATCTTCCCCGCCTATCTGGAGCCGTTGCGGCAGGCGTTGCC includes:
- the rimM gene encoding ribosome maturation factor RimM (Essential for efficient processing of 16S rRNA): MDLVVGRVVKAHGISGEVVVDVRTDDPDARFTPGARLRGVKRGGAQREFVIEAVREHGNRLLVRLAGVNDRNGADEVRGTVFLVNTDDLPPITDPDEFYDHELEGLAVRTVGGAAVGTVAEVLHTAAGELLSVTTPEGAEILVPFVGAIVTSVSRDDQLIEIDPPDGLLNLEDL
- a CDS encoding RNA-binding protein: MSSVVVDAVEHLVRGIVDNPDDVRVDLVTNRRGRTVEVHVHPEDLGKVIGRGGRTATALRTLVAGIGGRGIRVDVVDTDQ
- the rpsP gene encoding 30S ribosomal protein S16; the encoded protein is MAVKIKLARFGKIRNPQYRIAVADARNRRDGRAIEVIGKYHPKEEPSLIQVDSERVQYWLSVGAQPTEPVLALLKVTGDWQKFKGLPGAEGTLKVKEPKPSKLDLFNAALAAADNEPTGEATQLKKKKAPSKKEEAAEAAPAEVAAEATETEAPAAE